The DNA window GGGTACCGGTTGCCGGAACGGCTGCTGCTTATACAGTAAGCGCCGCTGATGTAGCAAGAGTTACCCAACTGGTAAGCCGCAGTTCCCTGTATGCCCTGGAAGAAGAACTGCGCCACGGCTTTATCACCCTGCCGGGCGGTCATCGGGTGGGCATCACCGGCAAGGTACTTACAGACCAGGGGGTGGTACGGCATATTAAATACATTTCCGGTTTTAACTTGCGCATTTCGCGGGCCATTAAGGGAGTGGCAGACAGGGTATTGCCGTACCTTATTTCGCCCACGGGAAAATTTTATCACACGGTGCTGGTGTCGCCTCCCCGTTGCGGCAAAACCACCCTGTTAAGGGATCTGGTACGCCGGCTCAGTGAAGGAATACCGGAACTGGGTTGGCCGGGCAGCAACGTGGGGGTGGTGGACGAGCGCTCAGAAATTGCCGGCTGCTACCGGGGTATTCCCCAGCAGGATGTGGGGCCCCGTACAGATGTGCTGGACGCCTGTCCGAAAGCAGCGGGCATGATGATGCTGCTGAGGTCCATGGGACCGGCGGTAATTGCCACGGATGAAATCGGACGCCGGGAGGATGTGGCAGCCCTGGAAGAGGTTTTGCATGCCGGCGTCAAGGTTTTAACCACTGTGCACGGCGGTTCGCTGGCAGAACTGGCTGACCGCCCGGCCCTCCAATATTTATTTAAGATAAAAGCCATTGAACGTTTTGTCATCTTGGGACGCTCAAAGGGTGTGGGCACGGTGGAGGATATTATTGACGGCCGTACCATGAAGTCTCTGGGGGTGAAAGGATGTTGAAATTTATCGGGGCAGCGGCAGTGCTGTTATCCTGCACCTTGATGGGTCTGCTGGTAGCGGGCAGCTACAGCAGGCGGCCGGTGGAAATCAGGTGCCTGCTTAACGCCCTGCAGATGTTGGAAACAGAGGTAACTTACGGGGCGACGCCCCTGCCGGAAGCCCTGGCGGCAGTGGCAGAACGGTGCGATCCCCGGGTAGCCTTGTTATTTAACCGTGCCGCTCAGGAATTGCTCACCATGCGAGGCCTTACTGCCCGGGAAGCCTGGGAAGCAGCTTTGCGTGAATTTTATCCCGGATCAGCCCTCACCAACAGCGAGCGGGCGATCTTGCTGGAATTGGGGAACAGCCTGGGGATTTCCGACCGGTCAGACCAGGTCAAACACCTGGTGCTGGCTAAGGAACAACTAAAGCTGGAACAGGCTAAGGCGGAGGAAGCATCCCTGAAAAACAGCAAAGTATACAACTACCTGGGTTTTTTGGGAGGTTTAACCATCGTACTGATCCTGATATAGGAAAGGGGACAAAAGCATGGGGAATATTGATTTAATCTTCAAAATTGCCGGGGTGGGGCTGCTAACTGCTGTGTTAAGCACGCTGCTGAAAGAATATAAAAAAGACGATTATGCTGTATTGGCCACCCTGGGCGGCCTGGCGGTGGTTTTATTCTGGGTGGTGCAGCTGCTGGGCAGCTTGTTTGACCAGGTAAAATCGGTGTTTAAACTTTTTTAAGCCAGACAAGCAACAGGAAATGCAGTCAGGTGTAACCGGGGGCTGCTCACCGTTCAGCTCATTGCTCAATCTCGCAAGCGAGGTGCCGGAAAATGGATATCTTACAAATTGTCGGCCTTGGCCTGGTGGTTTGTGTCCTGGCTGTTATTTTACGCCAGCAAAAGCCGCCGATGGCCGCCTTGCTGACCATGACCGCCGGGGTCATCATTTTCTTGTTGATGATGCCCCAGATTGCCGGAGTATTCAACATTTTAAAGGACCTGGCCGCCCAGGCCAATATCAACATGGCTTATATGGGCACTATTTTAAAAATTGTCGGCATAGCTTACATTGCTGACTTCGGCTCGCAAATCTGCCGGGATGCCGGTGAGAGTGCCCTGGCCGCCAAGATAGAGTTTGCCGCTAAAATCATTGTACTGGTAATGGCGGTACCCATCATTGTTGCAGTATTACAGTCCCTGATCAAACTGGTACCTTAAG is part of the Desulforamulus hydrothermalis Lam5 = DSM 18033 genome and encodes:
- the spoIIIAA gene encoding stage III sporulation protein AA yields the protein MSVLRSLPTPHAPKHTALDEVLNLLPPNLRQMLSALPPAVKDSVEEIRIRQERPLMLGLAQGDCFVTDQGVPVAGTAAAYTVSAADVARVTQLVSRSSLYALEEELRHGFITLPGGHRVGITGKVLTDQGVVRHIKYISGFNLRISRAIKGVADRVLPYLISPTGKFYHTVLVSPPRCGKTTLLRDLVRRLSEGIPELGWPGSNVGVVDERSEIAGCYRGIPQQDVGPRTDVLDACPKAAGMMMLLRSMGPAVIATDEIGRREDVAALEEVLHAGVKVLTTVHGGSLAELADRPALQYLFKIKAIERFVILGRSKGVGTVEDIIDGRTMKSLGVKGC
- the spoIIIAB gene encoding stage III sporulation protein SpoIIIAB gives rise to the protein MLKFIGAAAVLLSCTLMGLLVAGSYSRRPVEIRCLLNALQMLETEVTYGATPLPEALAAVAERCDPRVALLFNRAAQELLTMRGLTAREAWEAALREFYPGSALTNSERAILLELGNSLGISDRSDQVKHLVLAKEQLKLEQAKAEEASLKNSKVYNYLGFLGGLTIVLILI
- the spoIIIAC gene encoding stage III sporulation protein AC yields the protein MGNIDLIFKIAGVGLLTAVLSTLLKEYKKDDYAVLATLGGLAVVLFWVVQLLGSLFDQVKSVFKLF
- the spoIIIAD gene encoding stage III sporulation protein AD, which encodes MDILQIVGLGLVVCVLAVILRQQKPPMAALLTMTAGVIIFLLMMPQIAGVFNILKDLAAQANINMAYMGTILKIVGIAYIADFGSQICRDAGESALAAKIEFAAKIIVLVMAVPIIVAVLQSLIKLVP